A section of the Oncorhynchus gorbuscha isolate QuinsamMale2020 ecotype Even-year linkage group LG06, OgorEven_v1.0, whole genome shotgun sequence genome encodes:
- the LOC124037116 gene encoding barH-like 2 homeobox protein, protein MESSSGSNFGIDTILSNATNSVNTALMNGDFRLGDSRTVDFSRSQATPSPSCSDIDTVGTAPSSPISVTMEHAEPHLLQDSLPHHHHHHHHNQPGSLQLSPQPQQLGAGAACAPRTATSSFLIKDILGDSKPLAACAPYSTSVQSPHHTPKPENARDSGDGFRPKLEQDENRSKLDKRDDMEMKCNGTKEENEREISSSRDSPQSRSKKPRKARTAFSDHQLNQLERSFERQKYLSVQDRMDLAAALNLTDTQVKTWYQNRRTKWKRQTAVGLELLAEAGNYSALQRMFPSPYFYHPSLLGTMDSTTAAAAAAAMYSSMYRTPQQPHPGLQRPLVPRVLIHGLGPGGQPALNPLGNGMPGTQHQR, encoded by the exons ATGGAATCCTCCAGCGGATCGAACTTTGGAATAGACACTATTTTATCCAACGCTACTAATTCTGTTAACACCGCGCTAATGAACGGAGATTTCCGCCTCGGCGACAGCAGGACAGTGGATTTCAGCCGGAGCCAGGCCACCCCGTCCCCGTCATGTTCGGACATAGACACAGTGGGAACGGCCCCCTCTTCCCCCATCTCGGTCACCATGGAGCACGCTGAGCCGCATCTGCTCCAAGACAGCctaccacatcaccaccaccaccaccaccacaaccaaccAGGGAGTTTGCAACTATCGCCCCAGCCGCAGCAGCTAGGGGCCGGGGCCGCCTGTGCCCCCAGGACTGCCACCTCTTCGTTTTTAATCAAAGACATTTTAGGCGACAGCAAACCCCTGGCAGCGTGCGCACCTTACAGCACCAGCGTACAGTCACCCCATCACACCCCCAAACCTGAGAATGCCAGGGACAGTGGGGACGGCTTCAGGCCGAAGTTGGAACAAGATGAAAATAGGAGCAAGTTGGACAAAAGAGACGATATGGAAATGAAATGCAacg GAACAAAAGAAGAGAATGAACGGGAAATTTCAAGTAGCAGAGATAGTCCTCAATCACGGTCAAAAAAACCTCGTAAAGCACGGACGGCCTTTTCAGACCATCAACTCAACCAACTCGAGCGAAGCTTCGAGCGCCAAAAATACCTCAGCGTGCAGGATCGCATGGACCTCGCGGCAGCACTCAACCTGACCGACACACAGGTGAAAACCTGGTACCAAAACCGACG GACGAAGTGGAAAAGACAGACAGCGGTCGGATTAGAGCTACTGGCTGAAGCCGGAAATTATTCCGCTTTACAAAGAATGTTCCCGTCGCCCTATTTCTACCACCCGAGCTTGTTGGGCACCATGGACAGCACAACAGCAGCCGCAGCAGCCGCAGCAAtgtacagcagtatgtaccggacTCCGCAGCAACCACATCCCGGTCTCCAGAGGCCTCTTGTCCCGAGAGTACTCATCCATGGCCTTGGGCCTGGGGGCCAACCGGCATTGAACCCGCTGGGTAACGGCATGCCCGGTACGCAGCATCAGCGGTAG